A genomic region of Nymphaea colorata isolate Beijing-Zhang1983 chromosome 2, ASM883128v2, whole genome shotgun sequence contains the following coding sequences:
- the LOC116248254 gene encoding probable LL-diaminopimelate aminotransferase, chloroplastic — protein MSSFVFPSSNLSSSSCAFLGHNTLNSSSSRSKTVALSRSKENFRCIAELVEKSSVSTAYKTSVTRNPNMAKLQAGYLFPEIARRRSAHMAKHPDARIISLGIGDTTEPIPDVITSAMAKRAHALATIDGYSGYGAEQGDQKLRAAIAESFYGSLGIDSSDIFVSDGAKCDISRLQLLFGSNVKIAVQDPSYPAYVDSGVIMGQTGLYEKDLEKYANIEYMRCSPDNGFFPDLTKISKCDIIFFCSPNNPTGSAATREQLIQLVKFAKDNGSIIIYDSAYAMYISDDSPRSIYEIPGAEEVAIETASFSKYAGFTGVRLGWTVIPKQLLFTDGFPVAKDFNRIVCTCFNGASNISQAGGIACLSEEGLKAMLDVVSFYKENTKIIVETFTSLGYKVYGGKNAPYVWVHFPGRKSWDVFAEILEKAHIVTTPGSGFGPAGEGFVRVSAFGHRENILEASKRLKQLYK, from the exons ATGTCGTCTTTCGTGTTTCCCTCCTCGAACCTCTCCTCTTCATCGTGCGCCTTCCTTGGGCATAACACATTGAACTCCAG TTCTAGTCGTTCAAAGACAGTGGCTCTTAGCAGAAGCAAGGAAAACTTCAGATGCATTGCTGAGCTTGTTGAGAAGTCTAGTGTTTCCACAG CATACAAGACAAGTGTTACTCGGAACCCAAATATGGCAAAGCTGCAGGCTGGTTATTTGTTCCCAGAG ATTGCTAGGAGAAGGTCTGCGCACATGGCAAAGCATCCTGATGCTAGGATCATAAGCCTTGGGATTGGTGACACGACTGAGCCCATTCCAGATGTTATAACTTCTGCCATGGCAAAG CGAGCACATGCATTGGCGACTATTGATGGATACAGTGGCTATGGTGCAGAGCAGGGAGACCAG AAACTGAGGGCTGCCATAGCGGAGTCTTTTTATGGAAGCCTGGGGATTGACAGCTCAGACATTTTTGTGTCAGATGGTGCAAAATGTGACATATCTCGACTTCAG CTCCTTTTTGGATCTAATGTGAAGATCGCTGTACAAGATCCTTCATATCCG GCATATGTGGACTCAGGTGTCATAATGGGTCAGACTGGCTTGTATGAAAAGGATTTGGAGAAATATGCAAATATCGAATACATGAGATGTTCACCAGATAATGGCTTCTTTCCTGACCTGACAAAGATTTCAAAATGTGATATTATTTTCTTCTGCTCTCCAAACAATCCAACTGGTTCTGCTGCAACAAGAGAGCAACTGATTCAGCTGGTAAAATTTGCGAAAGATAATGGGTCTATCATTATCTATGACTCTGCTTATGCGATGTACATATCAGATGACAGTCCACGATCTATCTATGAAATTCCTGGAGCTGAAGAG GTTGCAATTGAGACTGCATCTTTTTCAAAGTATGCTGGGTTCACAGGAGTACGTCTTGGTTGGACAGTGATTCCCAAACAGCTTCTGTTCACAGACGGCTTCCCTGTGGCCAAGGACTTCAACCGAATTGTTTGTACTTGCTTCAATGGTGCATCAAACATTTCTCAAGCTGGAGGAATTGCATGCCTTTCAGAAGAGGGATTAAAG GCTATGCTAGATGTGGTTAGCTTCtacaaagaaaacacaaagatTATAGTAGAAACTTTTACATCACTTGGTTACAAAGTCTACGGAGGGAAGAATGCACCATATGTGTGGGTCCATTTTCCAGGGCGCAAATCGTGGGACGTTTTTGCTGAGATCCTTGAGAAGGCACATATAGTTACGACTCCTGGCAGTGGGTTTGGGCCTGCAGGTGAAGGATTTGTTAGAGTAAGTGCCTTTGGTCATAGAGAAAATATCTTGGAAGCCTCAAAGAGATTGAAGCAGCTTTATAAATAA